In Pontiella desulfatans, one DNA window encodes the following:
- a CDS encoding sulfatase-like hydrolase/transferase — MNKAWMIAGAVMLVMGAGCIAKPNIVLIMADDVSWECFGAYGAEDYETPNIDALAASGIRFNHCYSTPICTPSRVKIMTGQYNFRNYTHFGYLNPNDKTFGHLMQAAGYKTAVAGKWQLNGLYHKAEGCTDATRPHKAGFDEYCLWQVTKGKGANNGGGERFWSPPLEHNGTFLSVEDNTGKYGPDIMSDFVCDFIERNKDESFFVYYPTVLVHDPFVPTPDTIGDAPRTQTANREPKDKAEKKANFVAMVSYLDKIVGKIVAKLDAVGQLDNTIIMFTADNGTHQKITSHWNGQQIKGGKATTKDMGTHVPFVASWKGHSAKGAVLDDLIDFTDFYATLAEAAGVSRGADDPIDGRSFLPQLKGEKGNPRDWVLLHYQPYWGKIKGTQYVRDQRFKLYRDGRFYEVPNDLKEKSNLSVGQAGERGETARIELGRTLETAPPAPPKEGGSKAKNRPVYPDWKNMVDPGD, encoded by the coding sequence ATGAATAAAGCATGGATGATCGCAGGCGCGGTTATGTTGGTGATGGGGGCAGGTTGCATTGCAAAACCTAATATTGTGCTGATCATGGCGGATGATGTCAGTTGGGAATGTTTCGGGGCCTATGGCGCAGAGGATTATGAGACGCCGAATATTGATGCGCTGGCTGCAAGCGGCATTCGGTTCAACCATTGTTATTCAACGCCGATCTGCACCCCTTCCCGTGTAAAGATCATGACCGGGCAGTACAATTTCCGGAACTACACCCACTTTGGTTATCTGAATCCGAACGATAAAACGTTCGGGCACTTGATGCAGGCCGCAGGCTATAAAACGGCGGTGGCCGGCAAGTGGCAGCTCAACGGGCTCTATCATAAGGCTGAGGGATGCACCGACGCTACGCGACCTCACAAGGCCGGCTTCGATGAATACTGCCTGTGGCAGGTGACGAAGGGGAAGGGCGCAAACAACGGCGGAGGCGAGCGTTTCTGGAGCCCGCCACTGGAGCACAACGGAACGTTCCTGAGTGTGGAGGATAATACCGGGAAATATGGCCCGGATATTATGTCTGATTTTGTCTGCGATTTCATTGAACGAAATAAAGACGAATCCTTCTTTGTCTACTATCCCACCGTGCTGGTACACGATCCGTTTGTTCCGACGCCCGATACCATTGGAGATGCGCCCCGTACGCAGACCGCAAACCGGGAGCCGAAAGACAAAGCGGAAAAGAAAGCAAACTTTGTCGCGATGGTCAGCTATCTGGATAAGATTGTCGGGAAAATTGTTGCGAAGCTTGATGCGGTTGGACAGCTGGATAATACGATTATTATGTTCACCGCCGATAATGGGACGCATCAGAAAATCACCTCGCACTGGAACGGGCAGCAGATTAAAGGCGGTAAAGCTACCACGAAAGATATGGGTACGCATGTGCCGTTTGTGGCCAGCTGGAAAGGGCATTCTGCCAAGGGCGCGGTGTTGGACGATTTGATTGATTTTACCGATTTCTACGCCACGTTGGCTGAAGCCGCCGGCGTGTCACGGGGTGCGGATGATCCGATCGACGGGCGCAGCTTCCTGCCACAGCTTAAAGGCGAAAAGGGGAACCCCCGCGACTGGGTATTGCTGCACTATCAACCCTACTGGGGAAAAATTAAGGGAACCCAGTATGTGCGCGATCAACGCTTCAAACTCTACCGGGATGGACGTTTTTATGAGGTGCCGAACGATTTGAAGGAAAAATCCAACCTGAGTGTCGGGCAGGCCGGCGAGCGAGGGGAAACCGCACGGATCGAGCTGGGCCGGACACTGGAAACGGCTCCCCCGGCTCCGCCGAAAGAAGGCGGAAGCAAGGCGAAGAACCGGCCCGTTTACCCGGACTGGAAGAATATGGTCGATCCCGGAGATTAA
- a CDS encoding arylsulfatase, giving the protein MNRQLVFGFLVAVLPVSGALAKQPNIIVILSDDMGYSDIGCYGGEIETPVLDGLAKNGLRFTRFYNTGRCCPTRASLLTGLYPHQTGLGAMVQDKGLDGYRGDLNNRCVTIAEVLKPAGYTTYMAGKWHVTKHKNPKDDADRFNWPLQRGFDRFYGIINGASSLWDPNSLVRGNQLITIMNDPVYKPEEDYHLTDAISDNAALFIDEHDETKPFFMYVAYTAAHWPMHARERDIATYRGRYDEGYHPVREARLEKMKALGVVEPNARLSPTVGNWDKVENKRWESACMEVYAAMVDQMDQGIGRIVQSLEKKGQLDHTLILFLQDNGGSAEPYGRNEPFVPRAEKPTLKPIPDDVIHYFSSEPKQTRDGWPILKGQIMPGPADTYIGYGRNWANVSNTPHREYKHWMHEGGISTPLIAHWPKGIQATNELRTEPGHLIDLMATCVEISGANYPARYKGQAITPMEGLSLVPVFEGRPLDRDTLYWEHEGKRAVRKGDWKLVAKGRGGTWELYNVADDRSELNNLADVHPERAESMAAMWQAYAERTLVLPSPRKEL; this is encoded by the coding sequence ATGAACAGGCAGTTGGTTTTCGGGTTCCTGGTTGCGGTATTGCCGGTTAGCGGTGCGCTTGCAAAACAACCGAATATTATTGTGATCCTGTCGGACGACATGGGCTATTCGGATATCGGATGCTATGGCGGCGAGATTGAAACACCGGTGCTGGACGGACTCGCAAAAAACGGACTGCGCTTTACCCGGTTTTATAATACGGGCCGGTGTTGTCCCACCCGGGCCTCGCTGTTGACGGGGCTGTATCCGCACCAGACCGGTCTCGGGGCGATGGTGCAGGATAAGGGATTGGACGGATACCGCGGGGATTTAAACAACCGCTGTGTGACCATTGCCGAGGTGCTCAAGCCTGCAGGTTATACCACCTATATGGCGGGCAAGTGGCATGTCACCAAGCATAAGAATCCCAAGGATGATGCAGACCGGTTCAATTGGCCGCTCCAGCGTGGATTTGACCGGTTCTATGGAATCATCAACGGGGCCTCCAGCCTGTGGGATCCCAATTCACTGGTGCGCGGCAACCAGCTGATCACCATCATGAACGACCCGGTCTACAAGCCGGAGGAGGACTATCACCTGACCGATGCCATCAGCGATAATGCGGCCCTGTTCATTGATGAACATGATGAAACGAAGCCCTTCTTTATGTACGTGGCCTATACCGCCGCGCATTGGCCGATGCATGCGCGTGAACGCGATATCGCAACATATCGCGGCCGCTACGATGAAGGGTATCATCCGGTTCGCGAGGCGCGGCTGGAAAAGATGAAGGCCCTTGGCGTAGTGGAACCGAATGCCCGGCTTTCTCCAACGGTTGGAAATTGGGATAAGGTTGAAAACAAGCGATGGGAATCGGCCTGCATGGAAGTGTATGCCGCGATGGTCGATCAGATGGACCAGGGCATCGGGCGGATTGTTCAGAGTCTGGAAAAGAAGGGGCAGCTCGACCATACCTTGATCCTGTTTCTGCAGGATAATGGGGGGTCTGCGGAACCGTATGGACGTAATGAACCGTTCGTTCCGCGCGCGGAAAAGCCAACACTCAAGCCGATTCCGGACGATGTGATCCATTATTTCAGTTCCGAACCCAAACAGACGCGCGATGGCTGGCCCATCCTGAAGGGGCAGATCATGCCCGGGCCGGCGGATACGTATATCGGCTATGGCCGCAACTGGGCAAACGTCTCCAACACGCCGCACCGTGAATACAAACACTGGATGCATGAAGGCGGCATTTCCACTCCGCTCATTGCCCACTGGCCAAAAGGCATCCAGGCAACGAATGAATTGCGCACCGAACCGGGCCACCTGATTGATCTGATGGCCACCTGCGTGGAGATTTCCGGTGCGAACTATCCGGCCCGCTACAAGGGGCAGGCTATTACCCCGATGGAGGGGCTGAGCCTGGTGCCCGTCTTTGAAGGCCGACCGCTCGATCGCGATACGCTCTATTGGGAGCATGAGGGCAAACGTGCCGTCCGCAAAGGTGACTGGAAGCTGGTCGCCAAGGGCCGGGGTGGAACGTGGGAACTTTACAATGTGGCCGATGACCGCAGCGAACTGAACAATCTGGCGGACGTACACCCGGAACGGGCTGAATCGATGGCCGCAATGTGGCAGGCCTATGCCGAGCGAACCCTTGTTCTTCCATCCCCGAGGAAAGAGCTGTAG
- a CDS encoding glycoside hydrolase family protein produces the protein MKKRTAALFLLMISLSARAENEGVHVYDPVPGLAASEFYSFKVRTVGSTTWLDPFAFITRGKDGTDSRYYDHLKDWSNTYINFEMSNAVPVEIEISKVGGAPITNAVPHPAHKVNSCAVVAGKAYVVIDDPALFTVDIDGQMDEQDTARTKLDGWGNDSFYDGPPIHTLTVFANPFLQNKPDTNDPNVFLVQPGVVPAGTGTWNTLYFLPGVHDIGRSFRVHEYKNYYIPGDAVVHGTFNNNKEWGDGNDIRIFGHGTLSGERIPHPDDDTPPAPNEDDWLYKPIDIQGARDTSVEGITIADSAMHSLMLVNSYQPDKPTDIRWVKIFTWRANGDGINPFGNGLIEDCFIRTADDCTYVNGRGIRRCVFWTDVNGSAFTMSPIGNTHTNLIVVEDCDIIYNRSIFYNNQGGRVFNLRGAGNGAGGANFVFRNIRVSDPRPTRSAFGVQAAAPWQKAPDYEQVRGAGDISGILFQNIEIAAHSIIGDPETLWGNTNTWLRNFTFDTVTVAGELIDDLNDFNHNEYVTNMVFLGPPYLSYAPTVLKEGAGNDGHVVGAVGITLTNDTFTADVVSAGHVTVSNVPPGLTPVFARGSDTQVMLSFSGSALNHASGDSMADLSIAFSDGAFASGDASGILKSTNSALGISFLDQVLFLDTFEDGNIATATTLGDINGGFDIYKVNDTDAGLQIYETSGNGVLDLTGAATNFPWMAMMSKGSFDGVDLDCFELTVEVAGLEEAWWYLRPFTINLRPNAAVNAQTYNPGATAPPLGLSLMVGNQDTENCRVALVAYDGTTANWLWEDLDVMHKELADGFTATITVNRTNGWQLAFSGAASLPASISNTWSTLGWTDIFNGTTYVQCYLREDGLSGQVPPRPGRAKAEISSIEIKIPGGTTAYDIWTALWGEVDLSDPSADYDHDGASNLDEYALNGNPTNPADRGLIEISADPSWFTMVHASNTVDSSLIYRLLDRTNLVSGAVNTNGWSSQTIGPVVDDYSTVSNHYSATGKDGLFIQLQVGQE, from the coding sequence ATGAAAAAAAGAACTGCAGCACTGTTTCTGTTGATGATTTCCCTGTCTGCTCGTGCGGAGAATGAAGGTGTTCATGTCTACGATCCGGTTCCGGGGTTGGCCGCCTCTGAATTCTACAGTTTCAAGGTGCGTACGGTCGGCTCTACGACCTGGCTCGATCCGTTTGCCTTTATTACTCGCGGCAAGGATGGAACCGACAGCCGCTATTATGATCATCTGAAGGACTGGAGCAATACCTACATTAACTTTGAAATGTCGAATGCGGTTCCGGTTGAAATCGAGATTTCCAAGGTGGGCGGTGCTCCGATCACAAACGCGGTGCCGCATCCGGCTCATAAGGTAAACTCGTGCGCAGTGGTCGCTGGAAAAGCGTATGTGGTGATCGACGATCCGGCGCTGTTCACGGTCGATATCGACGGGCAGATGGACGAACAGGATACGGCGCGCACCAAGCTGGATGGCTGGGGCAATGATTCATTCTATGACGGACCTCCGATCCATACCCTGACGGTTTTTGCCAATCCGTTTCTGCAAAACAAGCCCGACACGAACGATCCGAACGTTTTCCTGGTTCAGCCGGGGGTGGTTCCGGCCGGCACGGGCACGTGGAACACGCTCTATTTCCTGCCCGGCGTGCATGATATCGGCCGTTCCTTCCGGGTGCATGAATATAAAAACTACTATATCCCCGGCGATGCAGTTGTGCATGGCACGTTCAATAACAACAAGGAGTGGGGCGACGGGAATGATATTCGCATTTTCGGCCACGGCACACTCTCCGGCGAACGGATTCCCCATCCGGATGACGACACCCCGCCCGCGCCGAATGAAGACGATTGGCTCTACAAACCGATCGATATTCAAGGGGCCCGCGATACTAGCGTTGAGGGCATCACTATTGCCGATTCGGCGATGCATTCGCTGATGCTGGTCAACAGTTATCAGCCGGATAAACCCACCGATATCCGCTGGGTGAAGATCTTTACCTGGCGCGCCAACGGCGACGGGATCAATCCGTTTGGGAACGGGCTGATTGAGGACTGCTTTATCCGCACGGCGGACGACTGCACCTATGTGAACGGGCGCGGCATTCGCCGGTGTGTGTTCTGGACCGATGTCAACGGGTCGGCGTTTACCATGTCGCCGATAGGCAACACACATACCAACCTGATCGTGGTGGAGGATTGCGATATCATCTACAACCGCTCGATATTCTATAATAATCAGGGCGGGCGGGTCTTTAATCTGCGCGGTGCGGGCAATGGAGCGGGCGGCGCCAATTTTGTTTTCCGGAATATCCGGGTGTCGGATCCCCGTCCGACCCGCTCGGCTTTTGGTGTTCAGGCGGCGGCGCCCTGGCAAAAGGCCCCGGATTATGAACAGGTCAGGGGGGCTGGGGATATCAGCGGTATTCTATTTCAGAATATTGAGATCGCGGCGCATTCCATCATCGGCGATCCCGAAACGCTCTGGGGAAATACGAATACCTGGCTCCGTAACTTTACCTTCGACACCGTAACTGTCGCCGGCGAGCTGATCGATGATCTCAATGATTTCAACCACAATGAATATGTCACCAACATGGTGTTCCTCGGGCCGCCCTATCTGAGCTACGCACCCACCGTCCTGAAGGAGGGCGCGGGCAACGACGGTCATGTGGTCGGTGCGGTTGGCATCACGCTGACCAACGATACGTTCACTGCGGATGTCGTCAGCGCCGGGCACGTGACGGTCAGCAATGTTCCGCCGGGGCTCACGCCTGTTTTCGCGCGCGGCAGCGATACGCAGGTTATGCTGTCGTTCAGCGGAAGCGCCTTGAACCATGCATCCGGCGATAGCATGGCTGATCTGAGCATTGCCTTTTCGGACGGTGCGTTTGCTTCGGGGGATGCCTCCGGCATCCTGAAATCCACCAACAGTGCGTTGGGCATCAGTTTCCTCGATCAGGTATTGTTCCTGGATACCTTCGAGGATGGCAACATCGCCACCGCCACCACCTTGGGCGACATCAACGGCGGATTCGATATCTACAAGGTCAATGATACCGATGCCGGGCTCCAAATCTATGAGACATCAGGCAATGGGGTGCTTGACCTTACGGGTGCTGCCACCAACTTCCCCTGGATGGCGATGATGAGTAAAGGCTCCTTCGATGGTGTCGATCTGGATTGTTTCGAACTTACGGTTGAAGTTGCAGGCCTGGAGGAGGCCTGGTGGTACCTGCGGCCATTCACCATCAACCTAAGGCCAAATGCCGCTGTGAACGCCCAGACCTACAATCCGGGAGCTACTGCCCCTCCGTTGGGGCTGTCTCTAATGGTCGGCAACCAGGACACTGAAAACTGCCGGGTTGCGCTGGTTGCCTATGACGGCACCACAGCGAATTGGCTCTGGGAAGATCTCGATGTCATGCACAAGGAGCTGGCCGACGGTTTTACGGCCACGATTACAGTCAACCGCACGAACGGCTGGCAATTGGCGTTCTCGGGCGCGGCGAGCCTGCCCGCCAGCATCTCCAATACGTGGAGCACACTGGGCTGGACCGATATTTTCAATGGCACGACCTATGTCCAGTGCTATCTGAGGGAAGACGGCCTCTCCGGTCAGGTTCCCCCGCGGCCCGGAAGGGCAAAAGCGGAGATCTCCTCGATTGAAATCAAGATTCCAGGCGGTACTACGGCATACGATATCTGGACGGCCCTTTGGGGGGAAGTCGACCTTTCCGATCCGTCGGCTGACTATGACCATGACGGTGCTTCAAACCTCGATGAATATGCCCTCAACGGCAATCCGACCAATCCGGCCGACAGGGGCTTGATAGAAATCAGTGCAGACCCTTCCTGGTTCACCATGGTCCACGCTTCAAATACCGTGGACAGCAGCCTGATCTATCGTTTGCTCGATCGAACCAATCTGGTAAGCGGTGCGGTGAATACCAATGGCTGGTCTTCGCAGACCATCGGGCCGGTCGTTGATGACTATTCCACGGTCAGCAACCACTACAGCGCCACCGGGAAAGACGGCTTGTTTATTCAGTTGCAGGTCGGGCAGGAATAA
- a CDS encoding glycoside hydrolase family 27 protein, which yields MIKKYTEMLSLIILLSGWGAAWADGPVVQTPPLGYNSFDSYNCCLYEEVAMKEIDAFIEKFSPHGYEYFVIDNGWFSSPESTNFNGYLVPIENKARAEHVTVNEFGIVQPSELYFSNGFKPLVDKLQANGLKFGVHLMRGIPKVAVERDLPIKGTDYTARDIYTTKEDCVWCDYMHGVDMTRPGAQEFYNSVFDQFAAWGIDFVKVDDVTHHPAEIEAYVKAIEQCGRPMVLSLSAGNTSNVKYIDTYRKTNMVRTTPDIWDNQESLDRSFNSMRKWQGLERPGFWPDLDMIPFGELCILSRKEIQKRPLKKTEAQFLGHMHHWCFFSENQKETFITQRAISASPIMIGGSMISLDEHSYQLLTHKEMLACVKNGVHGKLVHEENGVELWNAPVANRDRFGYQEYTSTEGWMALFNRTDEEQTVQFDWRYLRFLPKGKVYDFEDMWGSQSLEGYKRGHKLSFTVEPQGVVFMKYTEHQR from the coding sequence ATGATCAAAAAATATACGGAAATGCTGTCTCTTATCATTTTATTGTCAGGCTGGGGAGCCGCATGGGCTGATGGCCCGGTGGTGCAGACACCGCCTCTGGGGTATAACAGTTTCGACAGTTATAACTGCTGTCTCTATGAAGAGGTGGCGATGAAGGAGATTGATGCCTTTATCGAAAAGTTTTCGCCGCATGGATATGAATATTTTGTGATTGATAACGGCTGGTTTTCGTCGCCGGAATCAACCAATTTCAATGGGTATCTGGTGCCGATTGAGAATAAGGCGCGGGCGGAGCACGTTACGGTGAATGAATTTGGTATTGTGCAGCCTTCCGAACTCTATTTTTCAAACGGGTTTAAACCGCTGGTGGATAAACTCCAGGCAAACGGGCTGAAGTTCGGGGTTCATCTGATGAGGGGAATTCCGAAGGTTGCGGTGGAGCGAGACCTGCCCATCAAGGGAACCGACTATACAGCCCGGGATATTTATACCACCAAGGAAGACTGTGTCTGGTGCGATTATATGCACGGTGTGGATATGACCCGGCCCGGCGCACAGGAATTTTATAACAGTGTGTTTGATCAGTTTGCCGCGTGGGGTATTGATTTTGTGAAGGTGGATGATGTGACGCATCATCCGGCTGAGATCGAAGCCTATGTGAAAGCCATCGAGCAGTGCGGGCGGCCCATGGTTTTGAGCCTGTCGGCGGGAAATACCTCGAACGTTAAATACATCGATACCTATCGAAAAACCAACATGGTTCGTACGACACCTGATATCTGGGACAATCAGGAAAGCCTGGATCGCTCGTTTAATTCCATGCGCAAGTGGCAGGGGCTGGAGCGCCCGGGTTTCTGGCCGGATCTGGATATGATTCCGTTTGGGGAACTGTGCATTCTCAGCCGGAAAGAGATTCAGAAGCGGCCGCTGAAAAAAACGGAAGCACAGTTTCTGGGGCACATGCATCATTGGTGTTTTTTCTCGGAAAACCAGAAAGAGACCTTCATCACCCAGCGCGCCATTTCGGCTTCACCTATTATGATCGGGGGTTCGATGATTTCCCTGGACGAGCATTCCTATCAACTGCTTACGCATAAGGAAATGCTGGCCTGTGTGAAAAACGGGGTGCACGGGAAGCTGGTTCACGAAGAGAACGGCGTTGAGTTGTGGAATGCGCCCGTGGCAAACCGGGACCGGTTCGGCTATCAGGAATATACAAGTACCGAAGGGTGGATGGCCCTGTTCAACCGCACCGATGAAGAGCAGACGGTCCAGTTTGACTGGCGCTACCTGAGGTTCCTGCCGAAAGGCAAGGTGTATGACTTTGAAGATATGTGGGGGAGTCAATCGCTTGAAGGCTATAAGCGGGGACATAAGTTAAGTTTCACGGTGGAGCCGCAGGGCGTGGTGTTCATGAAGTACACGGAACACCAACGCTGA
- a CDS encoding sulfatase has protein sequence MVNRKILFLVWMVAFPVVGTVAEEAPCKPNVVFLLVDDLGWGDFGFNGAEFYETPNIDRLASEGMRFNNGYAACTVCSPSRAAILTGQYPARLKLTDWITGHKRPYAKLSVPDWETRISHEMVLLPEALKEGGYDTVFLGKWHLMPIGQPDFDGHYPTSHGFNVNIGGREWGQPKGPGKYFSPFDMPNLDDGKPGEFLTDKLTDAAIDYLGGGRNKPFLLYFSYYTLHGPLMAPPELVEKYTDKARTFKNAKKEWVNPRRAGMVEKLDDSVGRILAKLEELGIADNTVVILTGDNGGDADTTTAGLKGYKGFSHEGGVREPFVVKWPGKTRPGAACDVPVIGTDFYPTLLEIAGLPQKPSEHRDGVSLVPLLTGEAEELERENLYWHYPHYHRTKPYGAIRSGEWKLIELFEDGALELYDLKKDPYETENLAMQYPEKAEELLTLLKEWRTSTGAQMMMPNPDFDPKRANENPRRKK, from the coding sequence ATGGTGAATAGGAAAATTCTTTTTTTGGTCTGGATGGTTGCGTTTCCGGTTGTGGGAACCGTTGCTGAAGAGGCCCCGTGCAAACCCAATGTTGTGTTTCTGCTGGTGGATGATCTGGGATGGGGTGATTTCGGATTCAACGGGGCCGAATTTTATGAAACGCCGAACATTGACCGCCTGGCTTCCGAAGGGATGCGTTTCAATAACGGTTATGCGGCCTGCACCGTCTGTTCGCCAAGCCGGGCGGCCATCCTGACCGGTCAATACCCGGCACGCCTGAAGCTGACCGATTGGATTACCGGCCATAAGCGCCCCTATGCCAAGCTGTCGGTGCCGGATTGGGAAACCCGTATTTCCCATGAAATGGTTTTGCTCCCGGAAGCTTTGAAGGAGGGCGGCTATGATACGGTTTTCCTCGGGAAGTGGCATCTCATGCCGATCGGTCAGCCGGATTTTGATGGGCATTACCCAACGAGCCATGGCTTTAATGTCAATATCGGCGGTCGCGAGTGGGGGCAGCCCAAAGGCCCGGGCAAATATTTTTCGCCCTTTGATATGCCCAACCTTGACGATGGGAAGCCGGGTGAATTCCTGACCGATAAACTTACGGATGCGGCCATTGATTATCTCGGCGGCGGGCGGAACAAACCGTTTCTGCTCTATTTTTCGTACTATACCCTCCACGGCCCGCTGATGGCACCGCCGGAACTGGTGGAAAAGTATACGGATAAGGCCCGGACGTTTAAGAACGCCAAAAAAGAATGGGTAAATCCCCGCCGCGCGGGCATGGTCGAAAAACTGGACGACAGCGTCGGCCGCATTCTGGCCAAGCTGGAGGAACTGGGCATTGCCGACAACACGGTTGTTATACTGACAGGAGACAATGGCGGCGACGCGGATACGACTACCGCCGGACTGAAAGGGTATAAAGGGTTTTCCCATGAAGGCGGTGTACGCGAGCCGTTTGTGGTGAAGTGGCCGGGTAAAACGAGACCGGGGGCGGCATGTGATGTGCCGGTGATCGGAACCGACTTTTATCCCACCTTGCTTGAAATCGCCGGGTTGCCGCAAAAGCCGTCGGAACATCGGGATGGAGTTAGTTTGGTGCCTTTGCTTACAGGTGAAGCTGAAGAGCTGGAGCGGGAGAACCTATACTGGCACTATCCCCATTATCATCGCACCAAGCCCTATGGCGCCATTCGTTCGGGGGAGTGGAAGCTGATTGAGCTTTTCGAGGATGGCGCGCTGGAGCTTTACGATCTCAAAAAGGACCCATACGAAACTGAAAACCTGGCGATGCAGTATCCTGAAAAGGCGGAAGAGCTTTTGACGCTGCTAAAGGAGTGGCGCACATCCACGGGTGCCCAGATGATGATGCCGAATCCGGATTTTGATCCGAAGCGGGCGAATGAAAATCCCCGCAGAAAAAAATAA